One Maribacter cobaltidurans genomic window carries:
- a CDS encoding type IV secretory system conjugative DNA transfer family protein, with translation MQDKNKGYMGMYLSAFHFTIILFREQYALYIFHYGHQGFLDSIHSFLVRSGLPSQGMVARLLLLGLLMGGIMMYRPVKKEEVGRRKSITGFLVSLALLFVSWWCHGVSELGMWASMIFLSLAYLGLMTFGMRLFQFLDFMNLAKNDPFNDTKETFEQTGERIDTPYSANIPYTYSHDGKQRKGWINFVNLFRALLVIGTPGSGKSFSVIEEIMAQFIDKKYAMVIYDFKFDTLTRKAYGYLQEAIKKHGNDSEMPFPKLYRICFDDLRMTHRNNPMDPYGLVNQSDAIDTATTLMKNLNPEWIKRQDYFSRSAISYTGGCIWYLKKKSEETGRYLCTPGHLAILTTVKIDILMEIMTKDVEVRQILVPFRDALEKEAMEQLSGQTSTVQISLSSIATKEIFYVMSGNDFSLEVNDPRYPKIVSLQNNPERKEVYSAPLGLYMNTILKRVNKPGKRHMALLIDEVPTLFIMLLRTIIDTGRENKIATILGLQSVGQLILDYGRELADVIYDNCANIICGAAKGETAKRLSELFGKIHQEKVSKNTSSSDVSTNLSTQMMELLPRSKIASMSTGHFAGLVADTFEHQIKEKKCYGQLLPDIEGKRRAMKHKLPVVNDFKPENFGELFQAQMKLIEELDLPKNVSGLFTREIGYIEFYGKRLEETAKNAFTNGTKRRIFKDVVKELRLFDFREDILELLNTGVRDADWQRLLAYIVEEFLVRTEMDRVAQAEFDKIINEVDSLVKEEYKALTGKELKSAIFDEKKINGEIARSIDNSEAAVEKFMDDFGKELDESLSQSLAAWQEETEYNFEEEFSSYPIENFE, from the coding sequence ATGCAAGATAAGAACAAGGGCTATATGGGCATGTACCTATCCGCCTTCCACTTCACCATTATCCTGTTCCGGGAGCAATATGCCCTATACATATTCCACTACGGGCATCAGGGATTCTTGGATAGCATCCATTCCTTTCTGGTACGGTCCGGGCTACCGTCCCAAGGCATGGTCGCCCGTCTGCTCTTGTTGGGACTTCTGATGGGCGGTATCATGATGTACCGTCCGGTCAAAAAAGAGGAAGTCGGTCGCAGAAAAAGTATTACGGGCTTTCTCGTTTCCTTGGCCTTGCTGTTCGTTTCTTGGTGGTGCCACGGTGTTTCCGAGCTGGGGATGTGGGCCTCCATGATATTTCTTTCATTGGCCTACTTGGGATTGATGACCTTCGGGATGCGATTGTTCCAGTTTTTGGACTTCATGAACTTGGCAAAAAATGACCCCTTTAACGATACGAAGGAAACCTTCGAGCAGACTGGGGAGCGTATAGATACCCCATATTCCGCCAATATCCCATATACCTATTCGCACGATGGGAAACAACGGAAAGGATGGATTAATTTTGTCAATCTTTTCAGGGCGTTGTTGGTCATCGGCACTCCGGGGAGCGGCAAATCCTTTTCCGTTATCGAGGAGATCATGGCCCAGTTCATCGACAAGAAATACGCCATGGTCATCTACGATTTTAAGTTTGATACGCTGACCCGCAAGGCGTACGGTTATCTACAGGAGGCCATAAAAAAGCATGGGAACGATTCCGAAATGCCTTTCCCGAAGCTCTACCGAATCTGTTTTGATGACCTTCGGATGACGCACCGGAACAACCCCATGGATCCCTATGGGCTGGTCAATCAGTCGGATGCCATCGATACGGCCACGACCCTTATGAAAAACCTGAATCCCGAATGGATAAAACGGCAGGACTATTTTTCACGTAGTGCCATCAGTTATACAGGGGGCTGTATCTGGTATCTCAAGAAAAAATCGGAAGAAACGGGCAGGTATCTCTGTACCCCGGGGCATTTGGCCATTCTGACCACCGTAAAGATCGATATATTGATGGAAATCATGACCAAGGACGTAGAGGTACGCCAAATATTGGTTCCTTTTCGGGACGCATTGGAAAAGGAGGCCATGGAACAACTGTCTGGCCAGACCAGTACGGTCCAGATAAGCCTTTCTAGTATTGCGACCAAGGAAATTTTCTATGTGATGTCGGGCAACGACTTCAGTCTTGAGGTGAACGATCCCCGGTATCCCAAAATCGTATCGCTACAGAACAATCCCGAACGGAAGGAAGTCTACTCCGCACCCTTGGGCCTGTACATGAACACCATTCTCAAACGGGTAAACAAACCGGGCAAGCGGCACATGGCATTGCTTATCGACGAGGTACCCACCCTGTTCATCATGTTGTTGCGGACCATAATCGATACCGGGAGGGAAAACAAGATCGCCACCATTTTGGGGCTTCAGAGCGTCGGACAGCTGATCTTGGACTACGGCCGGGAACTGGCCGATGTCATCTATGACAACTGTGCGAACATTATCTGCGGTGCGGCCAAGGGCGAGACGGCCAAACGGTTGAGCGAGCTTTTCGGAAAGATCCATCAAGAAAAGGTCTCGAAGAACACGAGCAGTTCGGACGTAAGTACCAATCTGAGTACACAGATGATGGAGCTCTTGCCCAGGAGCAAGATCGCATCCATGTCCACCGGACATTTCGCAGGGTTGGTGGCCGATACTTTCGAGCATCAGATCAAGGAAAAGAAATGTTATGGCCAGTTGCTCCCCGACATCGAAGGCAAGCGAAGGGCCATGAAGCACAAGTTGCCCGTTGTCAACGATTTCAAACCGGAGAATTTCGGGGAACTTTTCCAAGCACAGATGAAGCTCATAGAGGAGCTGGATTTACCGAAGAATGTCTCGGGCCTGTTTACCAGGGAAATTGGGTACATCGAATTTTATGGAAAGCGTCTGGAAGAAACGGCCAAAAATGCATTTACCAATGGTACCAAACGCCGAATTTTTAAGGATGTGGTCAAGGAGCTTCGCCTGTTCGATTTCAGGGAGGATATTCTGGAACTGCTGAATACGGGTGTTAGGGACGCCGATTGGCAAAGGTTATTGGCCTATATTGTGGAGGAATTTTTGGTACGTACGGAAATGGACCGTGTGGCCCAGGCCGAATTCGACAAGATCATTAATGAAGTGGACAGCTTGGTCAAAGAAGAGTATAAAGCCCTTACGGGAAAAGAGCTGAAGAGTGCCATATTTGACGAAAAGAAAATAAATGGTGAAATTGCAAGATCAATCGACAACTCCGAGGCGGCCGTGGAAAAGTTCATGGACGATTTCGGGAAGGAACTTGATGAGTCCCTGTCCCAAAGTTTGGCAGCTTGGCAGGAAGAGACGGAGTATAATTTTGAAGAGGAATTTTCCTCGTATCCCATAGAAAATTTTGAATAA
- a CDS encoding DUF4133 domain-containing protein: MENKLVKIPKALQKDVSFFGLRAKYVDQAFKGSFLSLMVGLFLSTVIPTFLSLLLSFCTAALYIALMLFYSKAYGENGFIKSRADRKGPDTIKGHVNKKKLVLWKKD, translated from the coding sequence ATGGAAAACAAGCTGGTCAAAATTCCAAAGGCCCTGCAAAAGGACGTTTCCTTCTTTGGGCTTCGCGCCAAATATGTGGACCAAGCCTTTAAGGGCTCGTTCCTGTCCCTGATGGTGGGACTGTTCCTCAGTACGGTCATCCCGACCTTTCTTAGCCTTTTGCTCTCCTTCTGTACAGCGGCACTCTATATCGCACTCATGCTTTTCTATTCAAAGGCTTATGGGGAAAACGGTTTTATCAAGTCCCGAGCGGACAGAAAGGGGCCGGATACCATTAAGGGCCATGTCAACAAAAAAAAGCTGGTGCTATGGAAAAAAGATTGA
- a CDS encoding DUF4138 domain-containing protein: MKIKAVLTIIGLLGSLSVMAKMDTIPVSRNYKTILVLPAPYDFSINGKELNFLESFPTKNASATSERIVLLIYNDVAPDTSDFTNYTIYTRDGRAYDFILQLVDIPAKKRWTITTDMVDNLEELSHKKSATELDESDFASHPDIKDTLATTKTVGEKLEIKLEKEIDGEPLPLTKELYVLDRMEYIRRRCYYNQFNKGKIIRYFSKYDDVFLWLENVYYENNEIYLQFRLENKEHIDYDVNFIKFSIATNYKNSSSNVKTEHKPLFRYKVPKKVEGNSENYFMVVFDKFTLDRRKSLVVDLDEEKGNRNLSLDIDQLVINNPSGFKL, translated from the coding sequence ATGAAAATAAAAGCTGTACTTACAATAATTGGGCTATTGGGGTCTCTATCGGTTATGGCGAAAATGGACACCATTCCGGTTTCAAGGAACTATAAGACCATTCTGGTACTGCCCGCCCCTTATGATTTTTCCATCAATGGGAAGGAGCTGAATTTTTTGGAGTCCTTCCCGACGAAAAATGCTTCCGCAACCTCAGAGCGTATCGTTTTGCTTATCTATAACGATGTGGCGCCCGACACCTCCGATTTTACGAACTATACCATTTATACCCGTGACGGTCGTGCCTATGATTTTATCCTGCAACTTGTGGACATCCCCGCCAAGAAGCGATGGACCATAACCACCGATATGGTCGATAACCTCGAAGAGCTATCCCATAAAAAAAGTGCTACTGAATTGGATGAATCCGACTTTGCCTCACATCCTGACATAAAGGACACTTTAGCAACTACCAAAACAGTTGGGGAAAAATTGGAGATTAAGCTCGAAAAGGAAATCGATGGGGAACCCTTGCCGCTTACCAAGGAATTGTATGTCTTGGATAGAATGGAATATATACGGCGGAGATGTTATTACAACCAGTTCAACAAGGGCAAGATCATCCGATATTTTTCCAAATACGATGATGTATTTCTCTGGCTGGAGAACGTGTACTATGAGAATAACGAAATATACCTACAGTTTCGCTTGGAGAACAAGGAACATATAGACTATGATGTCAATTTTATAAAGTTCAGCATCGCCACCAACTACAAGAATAGTTCGAGCAATGTCAAGACGGAACACAAGCCCTTGTTCAGGTATAAAGTTCCCAAAAAGGTCGAGGGGAATTCCGAGAACTATTTTATGGTGGTCTTCGATAAGTTTACCCTTGACCGGAGAAAGTCCCTCGTAGTGGACCTAGATGAAGAAAAGGGCAATCGAAACCTATCCTTGGATATAGATCAACTTGTCATCAATAACCCATCAGGATTTAAATTATGA
- a CDS encoding ParA family protein: protein METKIISCTGEKGGCGKTTLNIILATNLFHLYGKKVVLIDMDNPQYSVYKKRNRDLGQVGSTEMPMFPVERATVQTLEPLIKKYYGTVDFIIVDFPGNLNEEMVRGLLYVEHIFIPFFLDELEIDSTAVFYKTLQRNYLWNENRVLRSVNLFFNRYELVKVNKFDAVRRTLAKAGMPMMEQVVMERTVYRERYRNTLIPIPPTKENGELGLKRFLEEVMRISKN from the coding sequence ATGGAAACAAAAATAATTTCATGTACGGGGGAAAAGGGCGGTTGTGGCAAGACGACCCTGAATATCATCTTGGCCACCAACCTTTTCCACTTGTACGGGAAGAAAGTAGTATTGATCGACATGGATAATCCCCAGTACTCGGTTTACAAAAAGAGGAACCGAGATCTTGGACAGGTAGGTTCGACCGAAATGCCGATGTTTCCCGTGGAGCGGGCAACGGTCCAGACCTTGGAACCGTTGATTAAAAAATATTATGGTACCGTGGATTTTATCATCGTCGATTTCCCCGGAAACCTTAACGAGGAAATGGTAAGGGGGCTGCTGTACGTCGAACATATCTTTATTCCCTTTTTCCTTGACGAACTGGAAATCGACAGTACGGCGGTGTTCTACAAAACACTGCAACGGAACTATCTATGGAACGAAAATCGGGTACTGCGGTCCGTCAACCTGTTCTTCAACCGCTACGAACTGGTCAAGGTCAATAAGTTCGATGCGGTGAGGAGAACCTTGGCAAAGGCGGGAATGCCCATGATGGAACAGGTCGTCATGGAACGGACCGTGTACAGGGAGCGATACCGGAATACCCTGATTCCCATTCCCCCGACAAAAGAGAACGGGGAACTGGGGCTAAAACGATTTTTGGAAGAGGTCATGAGAATTTCAAAAAATTAA
- a CDS encoding type IV secretion system protein, with protein sequence MQSDTGFRVTVNTIFDQYIDDAFANLGPTLGIGFQMAKIGLGIFAIMHFVGNDRADVFKALKWFPLMFILFNYSEFAHAIFEFYNNLGSSFVSTQKNWDTIGQKVALAQIDVAANNVVEWNMFSMDIDALQSFALTGLAGSITAFAHIISTLIFVGIKALATIYLFILIIFGPINIGLSFIPAISGLWKAWLQKFMSLCLWLPMLYVVDMFMVNLVDALVDHLLRNSAYDLGLILSSSLLVLMTSFFYIKAPTLANFVVQGLNISGGGIVSKPKHYGKKAIQTVIDAKSGGATKAVRTLTQ encoded by the coding sequence ATGCAATCGGATACAGGTTTTAGGGTAACGGTCAACACGATATTCGACCAATATATCGATGATGCCTTCGCGAATTTAGGCCCTACCTTGGGCATTGGCTTCCAAATGGCAAAGATCGGGTTGGGCATTTTCGCCATCATGCATTTTGTGGGCAATGATCGCGCCGATGTGTTCAAGGCCCTAAAGTGGTTTCCCTTGATGTTCATCCTTTTCAACTACTCCGAGTTTGCACACGCCATCTTTGAATTTTATAACAACCTCGGCTCCTCATTTGTCAGTACCCAAAAGAACTGGGATACCATCGGGCAAAAGGTGGCCTTGGCCCAAATCGATGTGGCAGCCAACAATGTGGTAGAATGGAACATGTTCAGCATGGATATCGATGCGCTACAATCCTTTGCCCTTACGGGTCTGGCAGGTTCCATAACGGCCTTCGCACATATTATCTCTACGCTGATTTTCGTGGGCATCAAGGCATTGGCCACCATTTACCTGTTCATCCTTATCATTTTCGGGCCGATCAATATCGGGCTTTCGTTCATTCCCGCCATTTCGGGCCTTTGGAAAGCATGGTTGCAAAAGTTCATGAGCCTCTGTCTTTGGCTTCCCATGTTATATGTAGTGGATATGTTTATGGTCAATCTTGTCGATGCGCTCGTGGACCATTTGTTGCGTAACAGTGCCTACGACCTCGGATTGATTTTGAGTTCCTCCCTCCTGGTCTTGATGACCTCCTTCTTCTATATCAAGGCCCCTACACTGGCCAACTTTGTAGTGCAGGGACTTAACATATCGGGTGGGGGCATCGTCTCCAAGCCCAAGCACTATGGCAAAAAAGCAATACAAACGGTCATCGATGCAAAGAGCGGCGGGGCCACAAAAGCGGTTAGGACACTTACGCAATAA
- the traM gene encoding conjugative transposon protein TraM has product MALPFILVLTSFFVIENVKDFQMGFGDTTDPTNGFNPELPGKVPTLESEAIAEPWKLKDSTEKKKVGKSSSLPDMTQMNDSQNDSLQKILKRLEGLSLDAKPQETVQAEIPDGKKTVEREKKSAMTAEEQKQKFVENRLAYREMLLEGKKKIVGESLRGNRRPQQERMPVTKKPIFFRATVYGDQFILPNENVRLLLMEDMVLSEKRFSKNTFIYAMASIQGNRVYLDIDNIEHHPVDISVRDFNDGREGIYNKRAGELWREYKAEMGGDALRGATDEITSGAPDVLKGIAQGLGTFLRKKRLREKEKILLMDDYELLLATQ; this is encoded by the coding sequence ATGGCCCTACCTTTTATTCTGGTACTGACCAGTTTTTTTGTCATTGAGAACGTCAAGGATTTTCAAATGGGGTTCGGCGACACTACCGATCCTACGAATGGCTTCAATCCAGAACTTCCCGGCAAGGTTCCGACCTTGGAATCCGAAGCTATCGCCGAGCCTTGGAAATTAAAGGACTCAACTGAAAAGAAAAAGGTAGGGAAATCTTCGTCCTTACCGGACATGACCCAAATGAATGATTCGCAAAACGATTCTCTCCAGAAGATCTTGAAGCGATTGGAAGGACTCTCCCTGGATGCTAAACCACAGGAAACGGTGCAGGCCGAAATCCCCGATGGAAAGAAAACCGTGGAGAGGGAAAAGAAGAGCGCAATGACCGCTGAAGAGCAGAAGCAAAAATTCGTCGAGAACCGCTTGGCCTACCGTGAGATGCTGCTGGAGGGAAAAAAGAAAATAGTCGGGGAATCCTTGAGAGGGAACCGCAGGCCCCAACAGGAACGGATGCCCGTTACCAAAAAGCCAATCTTCTTTAGGGCCACCGTATATGGCGACCAATTCATCTTGCCCAATGAGAACGTAAGGCTCCTACTCATGGAAGATATGGTCCTTAGCGAAAAACGATTTTCCAAAAATACCTTCATCTACGCTATGGCTTCCATACAGGGAAACAGGGTGTATTTGGATATAGACAATATCGAGCACCATCCGGTCGATATCTCCGTCAGGGACTTCAACGATGGCAGGGAAGGAATCTACAACAAAAGGGCCGGGGAACTCTGGAGGGAGTACAAGGCCGAAATGGGAGGCGATGCACTACGAGGGGCCACCGACGAAATTACCAGCGGCGCACCGGATGTTTTAAAAGGCATCGCCCAAGGGTTGGGGACTTTCCTTCGAAAAAAAAGGTTACGGGAAAAAGAAAAAATCCTATTGATGGATGATTATGAACTCTTATTGGCAACACAATGA
- a CDS encoding TraG family conjugative transposon ATPase: MEKRLNLLDAFPIYGYEAPILVSKERGCLSIPLQLELPETYTLDSKDYLNLNRMVSGILEILGENCLLHKQDLFFGETYSMDRQRLERDFFETEDECYFKDRPFLEHRCYLAIHKVPKNYIGRTPIGANSFLKKERRFYGQSYVPEEYLDGDTMADFEARVGAVNDLINDSGLMSSKILDSEGLFGRSGYYDSYLEAGYGEGTGRDIDFSDHGLRVGDKQGQYFTLENLDQFSKEDMAFHEYFGKYSTGDNLFPIGNLFSLGFRIPQEHIVNQYIYIPEKEKAMAKLRSKAKRLDKYARNRKGDKNSTYRDQIYEFQQHILNEHKELVYYHLNVLGISNSKKSFRSMCNSVRSAFRKLGIHAKENTVDRKNLFFGGILGNGIGLSMELFSPFSSEMAASLWYFEGGYRNRMHGPHGLRMVDRATGKPLLVSLYRDPEAKDWIFNRGMLIASGSGGGKTFFANAYLFSEYREGAEILILENGNSYDKLLDHLDGVVIENDDKNPFTFNPFMLDPGDMVEKDGQKMLTEHKLTQLIALVYLLLGRKDTTTDDGHDSAVIQTIIELLVQGYYRDQFLKDNPDNSFNTFYGYSERHLERLMDSKGIRKEVFDPNLFLLLLGKYAHDGPRAYLLNSRDKRIAQLGRERLVYFKLENLIENEQLFPILAFLMIDVFDKKLKDPKKLSLNKILVVDEAWNLFDNPIMANYFDAKSRMARKYGGQPIFISQKVSDFVKSKYIGNTIVVNSHIKVLLDLGEFGNSFGEIQRLLGLNEKQKQLILSINKDLPIGRKLREMAICWKDRVKVFGLETSLPTKCLFETNPNEKAKINRLHEKHGRVWQRTANAYKQLQNELVESGSGNLNGIDYNPKNKKR; this comes from the coding sequence ATGGAAAAAAGATTGAATCTTCTGGATGCCTTTCCCATTTATGGCTATGAGGCACCGATCTTGGTATCCAAGGAACGGGGTTGCCTGAGCATTCCGCTGCAATTGGAACTTCCCGAAACCTACACTTTGGACAGCAAGGATTATCTGAACCTGAACCGGATGGTCTCGGGTATCTTGGAAATCCTGGGCGAGAACTGTCTTTTGCACAAACAGGACCTGTTCTTCGGGGAAACCTATTCCATGGACCGGCAGCGGTTGGAACGGGATTTTTTCGAGACCGAGGACGAATGCTATTTCAAGGACAGGCCTTTTTTGGAGCACCGGTGCTATCTGGCCATCCACAAAGTACCCAAAAACTATATCGGCCGAACGCCTATCGGGGCCAATTCCTTCCTAAAAAAGGAGCGCCGGTTCTATGGCCAAAGCTATGTTCCCGAAGAATACCTCGATGGGGACACAATGGCGGATTTCGAGGCCAGGGTCGGTGCCGTCAACGACCTTATCAACGATTCGGGCCTGATGAGCTCAAAAATCCTTGATTCCGAGGGGCTGTTTGGACGATCGGGCTATTACGATAGTTATCTGGAAGCGGGCTACGGGGAAGGTACGGGTAGGGATATCGACTTTTCCGACCACGGGCTGCGGGTCGGCGACAAACAAGGGCAATACTTCACTTTGGAAAATCTGGACCAGTTCTCCAAGGAGGATATGGCCTTCCACGAGTATTTCGGAAAATACAGTACAGGGGACAACCTCTTCCCCATAGGAAACCTGTTTTCCTTGGGGTTCAGGATTCCGCAGGAACATATTGTCAACCAATATATCTATATACCCGAAAAGGAGAAGGCCATGGCCAAACTTCGGTCGAAGGCGAAACGACTTGACAAATATGCCCGGAACCGCAAGGGGGACAAGAACAGCACCTACCGGGACCAAATCTATGAGTTCCAGCAGCATATCCTGAACGAGCATAAGGAACTGGTCTATTATCACTTGAACGTATTGGGCATTTCCAATTCCAAAAAGTCCTTTAGGTCGATGTGCAATTCCGTCCGGTCGGCCTTTCGGAAGCTGGGTATTCATGCCAAGGAAAATACCGTGGATCGGAAAAACCTCTTTTTTGGGGGTATCCTTGGCAACGGCATTGGGTTGAGCATGGAACTCTTCAGCCCCTTTTCCTCGGAGATGGCGGCCAGCCTTTGGTATTTTGAAGGGGGATATCGAAACAGGATGCACGGCCCCCACGGCCTGCGCATGGTCGATAGGGCCACGGGAAAACCTTTATTGGTAAGTCTCTACCGCGATCCCGAGGCAAAGGACTGGATCTTTAACCGGGGCATGCTCATCGCCTCCGGTTCCGGTGGCGGAAAGACCTTTTTTGCCAATGCCTACCTGTTCTCCGAATATCGCGAGGGAGCGGAAATCCTCATTCTTGAGAACGGGAATTCCTATGACAAGTTGCTGGACCATCTGGACGGGGTCGTCATAGAGAACGACGACAAAAATCCCTTTACGTTCAACCCCTTTATGCTGGATCCGGGGGATATGGTAGAAAAAGACGGCCAAAAGATGCTTACCGAGCACAAGCTGACGCAGCTTATCGCATTGGTCTATCTTCTATTGGGGCGAAAGGATACTACAACGGACGACGGTCATGACAGTGCCGTAATCCAGACCATTATCGAATTGTTGGTACAGGGATATTATAGGGACCAGTTCCTTAAGGATAATCCCGATAACTCCTTCAATACTTTTTATGGGTATTCGGAAAGGCATTTGGAGCGGCTTATGGATTCCAAGGGCATACGAAAGGAAGTCTTCGACCCCAATCTGTTTTTACTGCTCTTGGGCAAATATGCCCACGATGGCCCCAGGGCATACCTGTTGAACAGTAGGGACAAAAGGATAGCCCAATTGGGTCGTGAAAGGTTGGTATACTTCAAACTCGAAAACCTGATCGAAAACGAACAGCTCTTTCCGATCCTGGCGTTCCTAATGATCGATGTGTTCGACAAAAAACTGAAGGATCCAAAAAAACTTTCCCTAAACAAAATATTGGTCGTTGACGAGGCGTGGAACCTGTTCGACAATCCGATAATGGCCAATTATTTTGACGCCAAATCCAGAATGGCCCGGAAATATGGGGGCCAGCCCATTTTTATCTCGCAAAAAGTAAGCGATTTTGTCAAATCCAAATACATAGGCAATACCATCGTAGTCAACAGCCATATCAAGGTATTGCTTGACCTCGGCGAGTTCGGCAATTCCTTTGGGGAGATCCAACGGTTATTGGGCCTGAACGAGAAACAAAAGCAACTGATCCTATCCATCAACAAAGATTTGCCCATAGGCCGAAAGTTGCGGGAAATGGCCATTTGTTGGAAGGACCGCGTCAAGGTGTTCGGATTGGAGACTTCGTTGCCGACCAAATGTCTGTTCGAGACCAATCCCAACGAAAAAGCAAAGATCAACCGTCTCCATGAGAAACACGGTCGTGTTTGGCAAAGAACGGCCAACGCCTACAAACAGCTACAAAACGAACTGGTGGAATCCGGTTCTGGGAATTTGAACGGCATAGATTATAACCCTAAAAATAAAAAACGATGA